From the genome of Labrus bergylta chromosome 4, fLabBer1.1, whole genome shotgun sequence, one region includes:
- the LOC109995846 gene encoding ETS-related transcription factor Elf-1 isoform X1, whose protein sequence is MLQQSELIFDFASDHVNMSQLMGYSDYPAVIVEQVPLPHQLLYAGLACEQIQTEQDHQQLLKVEPCESGEEETMETLVAADSLLNMDCPDSLSLEQHYSQTFLPSLGDVITTPVTQVTVSAEGIVGAFDQPQWHSLHTGKPASRLQSRKRGKKARHRRAESPTPDITVKKDKYNKGGNTLYLWQFLMELLQDRQVCPRYIKWTNANAGIFKLVNSKAVARLWGKHKNKPDMNYETMGRALRYYYQRGILNKVEGQRLVYQFTSLPKDMIYITDGEGTKEEEDDENDDISGHDDGVSDNSDDSTIPSSDQSVEEEDSHPPQKKMLTSSVRAPATQRSRPSHRPSAQRDTVLRPTNASLIQEQHLPIVSAEMLRTFQNLQKVQSLQPRGHASVFQTAQLLGSLCEQQAAAEGSVEGQDETSQPGQKTLQVETPQLVTLTSSDQ, encoded by the exons ATGCTGCAGCAGTCAGAGCTCATCTTTGACTTTGCCAGTGATCATGTCAACATGTCACAG ttGATGGGTTACTCGGATTACCCTGCGGTGATTGTGGAACAGGTTCCCCTCCCACACCAGCTCTTGTATGCAGGTTTAGCGTGTGAACAGATACAGACAGAGCAGGACCACCAGCAGCTGCTCAAAG TGGAGCCATGTGAAAGTGGAGAGGAAGAAACCATGGAGACACTTGTTGCTGCTGACTCCCTTCTCAACATGGACTGCCCTGACTCCCTCTCACTGGAGCAACACTACT CCCAGACCTTCCTGCCATCACTGGGTGATGTTATCACTACGCCTGTTACCCAGGTGACCGTGTCAGCAGAGGGGATTGTGGGAGCATTTGACCAGCCACAATGGCACTCGCTGCACACAGGGAAGCCTGCGTCACGGCTGCAGTCCAGAAAAAGAG GGAAAAAAGCTCGACATAGAAGGGCAGAGTCTCCCACACCAGACATCACAGTGAAAAAGGATAAATACAACAAAG gaggAAACACACTGTACCTGTGGCAGTTCCTGATGGAGTTGTTGCAGGACCGACAAGTCTGCCCCCGCTACATTAAATGGACAAATGCCAACGCAGGAATCTTCAAGCTGGTCAACTCTAAAGCAGTGGCCAGGCTGTGGGGCAAACACAAGAACAAGCCAGACATGAATTATGAGACAATGGGCCGAGCACTCAG GTACTACTACCAAAGAGGAATATTGAATAAGGTTGAAGGCCAGCGTCTTGTCTACCAGTTCACCTCTCTGCCCAAAGACATGATTTATATCACAGACGGAGAAggcaccaaagaagaagaagatgacgAAAATGACGACATCAGTGGCCATGACGATGGTGTGAGCGATAACTCTGATGACAGCACGATACCTTCCAGTGACCAATCAGTCGAGGAGGAAGATTCACACCCACCACAAAAGAAGATGTTAACCTCCTCTGTCAGAGCCCCGGCCACCCAGCGGAGCAGACCTTCTCACAGACCCTCTGCCCAGAGGGACACCGTCCTGCGGCCCACCAACGCCAGCCTGATCCAGGAGCAGCATTTGCCCATTGTGTCTGCTGAGATGCTGCGGACCTTCCAGAATTTGCAGAAGGTCCAGTCCCTGCAGCCTAGGGGTCACGCCTCCGTCtttcagacagctcagctgctGGGGAGTCTGTGTGAGCAACAGGCTGCAGCAGAGGGCTCTGTGGAAGGTCAGGATGAGACGTCACAGCCGGGACAGAAAACCTTACAGGTGGAGACTCCACAGCTGGTGACGCTGACCAGCTCTGACCAATGa
- the LOC109995846 gene encoding ETS-related transcription factor Elf-1 isoform X2, with protein sequence MACSSPVLAIKMEPCESGEEETMETLVAADSLLNMDCPDSLSLEQHYSQTFLPSLGDVITTPVTQVTVSAEGIVGAFDQPQWHSLHTGKPASRLQSRKRGKKARHRRAESPTPDITVKKDKYNKGGNTLYLWQFLMELLQDRQVCPRYIKWTNANAGIFKLVNSKAVARLWGKHKNKPDMNYETMGRALRYYYQRGILNKVEGQRLVYQFTSLPKDMIYITDGEGTKEEEDDENDDISGHDDGVSDNSDDSTIPSSDQSVEEEDSHPPQKKMLTSSVRAPATQRSRPSHRPSAQRDTVLRPTNASLIQEQHLPIVSAEMLRTFQNLQKVQSLQPRGHASVFQTAQLLGSLCEQQAAAEGSVEGQDETSQPGQKTLQVETPQLVTLTSSDQ encoded by the exons ATGGCTTGTTCATCACCAGTTCTGGCCATTAAAA TGGAGCCATGTGAAAGTGGAGAGGAAGAAACCATGGAGACACTTGTTGCTGCTGACTCCCTTCTCAACATGGACTGCCCTGACTCCCTCTCACTGGAGCAACACTACT CCCAGACCTTCCTGCCATCACTGGGTGATGTTATCACTACGCCTGTTACCCAGGTGACCGTGTCAGCAGAGGGGATTGTGGGAGCATTTGACCAGCCACAATGGCACTCGCTGCACACAGGGAAGCCTGCGTCACGGCTGCAGTCCAGAAAAAGAG GGAAAAAAGCTCGACATAGAAGGGCAGAGTCTCCCACACCAGACATCACAGTGAAAAAGGATAAATACAACAAAG gaggAAACACACTGTACCTGTGGCAGTTCCTGATGGAGTTGTTGCAGGACCGACAAGTCTGCCCCCGCTACATTAAATGGACAAATGCCAACGCAGGAATCTTCAAGCTGGTCAACTCTAAAGCAGTGGCCAGGCTGTGGGGCAAACACAAGAACAAGCCAGACATGAATTATGAGACAATGGGCCGAGCACTCAG GTACTACTACCAAAGAGGAATATTGAATAAGGTTGAAGGCCAGCGTCTTGTCTACCAGTTCACCTCTCTGCCCAAAGACATGATTTATATCACAGACGGAGAAggcaccaaagaagaagaagatgacgAAAATGACGACATCAGTGGCCATGACGATGGTGTGAGCGATAACTCTGATGACAGCACGATACCTTCCAGTGACCAATCAGTCGAGGAGGAAGATTCACACCCACCACAAAAGAAGATGTTAACCTCCTCTGTCAGAGCCCCGGCCACCCAGCGGAGCAGACCTTCTCACAGACCCTCTGCCCAGAGGGACACCGTCCTGCGGCCCACCAACGCCAGCCTGATCCAGGAGCAGCATTTGCCCATTGTGTCTGCTGAGATGCTGCGGACCTTCCAGAATTTGCAGAAGGTCCAGTCCCTGCAGCCTAGGGGTCACGCCTCCGTCtttcagacagctcagctgctGGGGAGTCTGTGTGAGCAACAGGCTGCAGCAGAGGGCTCTGTGGAAGGTCAGGATGAGACGTCACAGCCGGGACAGAAAACCTTACAGGTGGAGACTCCACAGCTGGTGACGCTGACCAGCTCTGACCAATGa